GCTGCATCGCACTTGCCCGCCTGCGGGCGCACCTTCGGCTGCAGATGCAGTTCGAGCCTGTTGTCGCCGGCAAAGCACGCCCGCAGTTCGCGCTCCAGTTGCGCCAACCGGGGCGACACCTGCTCCATCCCCGGATCGTAGATCTGCCCGCCGAGATTTGCCTGCGCGGCCGCAAGTGCGGCGATACGGGCCGACTGAACCAGGTGCAGCGGGTTCTCGCCATGCTCGGGCGCCATCGACGCGCCGCAGGTAAGAGGCACTTCTACCTCGAGCCCTTCCAGCACCACCGGATGGGCGTTGAAGGCCTGGCCGATCTTCATCATCGCCAGGGTCAACACTGCCGCGCTCTGCAAACCGGGCAGCACGAGCAGCCACTCGCGCCGCTCGCCGCCAAACAGCATGTCCTGCTTGCGCAGCAGACGCCTTAGGCGTTCAGCGACTTCGGCCTCGAGTTTGTGGCCACGCTCCAGCGACAGGCGACAGAGCGCAACGTCGGGCAGCACCGTGACACAGAGCACGCCGACCCCGGTTCCGTTAGCGCGCGCTTCAGACAGCCGGTCCGAGATCTCGGTCAGGGCAGACAGCAGGCCACGCGGCGTTCCATGCACCATCGCGTTACCCCAGGTAGAAATCGTTCGGATCGATCCCGTAGGCATTGGGCGGCAAAGCCCGCTGGATGCGGTAGGTCTCCCCCGTCGGCGTCTGCGGCAACATCAATAGATCAAGGGTACGCGCGAAGCGCTCCACCGACTTGTCGGGCGCCAGCAGGACGAGAACGCGCGGCTGCAGGCGCCGCACCTGGTTCTGCTGAATCACCACGGCAATCTCGCCGGAGTTGAGCTCGACCAACGTCCCGATCGGATAAAGTCCGATGCACTGCAGGAACTGGTCGATCAGCGCATCGCGGAAGCGGGTGTTGCGCAGCCGATTCAACTCCTCCATCGCGCTCTGGCTCGACACCGCGGCGCAGTACACCCGGTCGCGCGTCATCGCGCAGTAGGTGTCGACGAGACCCGCCATTTCGGCGCCGAGCGAAATGCCCTTCCCCTTCAGACCTCGCGGATAACCCGTGCCATCGAAACGTTCGTGGTGGGCCGCGATGATGCTGAGCACCTCCGGATCGAAGCCTTCCCGCCTGTTCAACATGGCAAGGGTATGCGCGACGTGTTCCCGCACATGCTCGAACTCGCGCTCATCCAGCGGTCCGGCCTTGGCGAGGATCTCGTAGTCGATCTGCACCTTGCCGATATCCTGAAGCAGCCCCGCAAGGCCGAGCTTGCGCACCAGGTTCGCATCCATGCCGACGAAGCGGGCGAACACCATCAGATGGACGGAGGCATTCACCGCATGGTCGTAGGTGTACTGATCGGCGCGCTTGAGGCGCGTCAGCCACATCAGGGCGTCCGGGTTTCGCTCGACGCCTGCCGCCATCTCACCAACCAGGCCCTCCACGCGATCGACGTCGACCGATCCGCCGGCCTCGATCGCCCGCTGAGTCTCCCGGAGGGCACGATAGACGTCGTCGACGATCGGTGCCGAATAGCGCAGTTCGGAGTCGAGCGGGCTACGGCCATCGACCGGGCTCAGTCGCGGAACTGTCGGATGGCGCTGTGTGTGGATCCGGCCCTTGAAGCTGCGCGCGATTTTGAGGAATCGCTCAGCCTCGACGCGGCACTCCGGTTCGCTGGGATGGATGCGCGGACTGGCATCCACATCACGCGGTGAATCTCCGTCATCGACAACGGGCGCGCGATACTGCTCGCCGACCGAAAGGCTGCGGTCGATCATCACGTTCTGACACCACGCCTGCAGCGCGGCGAGCTGCGCCTCCTCCTCGATCAGGAAACCCTGAATCAGGAATGGCGTCCCCAGCCACGGACGATCAAGATCGGCGACGAACATGCCGATTTTCAGGTCGCGCGTCGGAATCGTGTTCAGCAAACCGGAACTCCGTCTGCGAACCTTTCAGGCCCGCCCAATCATTCAAACGATCGAGGTCAGAAACGGAATACCGCGCCGGTTCGCCCACTTCGGGCAAACCGGCGCTCGGAGACAGCCTTTAGTGTCGTCCGTAGTGCAAGCTCAACCCAACCACACGCGTGCGTTGCGGAACATCCGCAGCCACGGCGAGGCGTCCGGGCTTTCCTCGATCAACCATTGCGGCGCCCACGACATCTGCAGGGTACGGGCCGTGCGCTCGGGGTGCGGCATCATGATGGTGAAGCGCCCGTCAGCGGTCGTGAAGCCCGTCACACCGTCCTGCGAACCGTTCGGATTCAGGGGATAGCGTTCGGTGGGCATGCCATTGTGATCAATATAACGCAGCGCAAGCAATGCCGTCATCCTGTCCTGCTCGTTCGCGAACACCGCCCGCCCCTCGCCGTGGCTGACCACGATCGGCATGCGGCTGCCCGCCAT
This genomic window from Thauera humireducens contains:
- a CDS encoding HD-GYP domain-containing protein; the encoded protein is MLNTIPTRDLKIGMFVADLDRPWLGTPFLIQGFLIEEEAQLAALQAWCQNVMIDRSLSVGEQYRAPVVDDGDSPRDVDASPRIHPSEPECRVEAERFLKIARSFKGRIHTQRHPTVPRLSPVDGRSPLDSELRYSAPIVDDVYRALRETQRAIEAGGSVDVDRVEGLVGEMAAGVERNPDALMWLTRLKRADQYTYDHAVNASVHLMVFARFVGMDANLVRKLGLAGLLQDIGKVQIDYEILAKAGPLDEREFEHVREHVAHTLAMLNRREGFDPEVLSIIAAHHERFDGTGYPRGLKGKGISLGAEMAGLVDTYCAMTRDRVYCAAVSSQSAMEELNRLRNTRFRDALIDQFLQCIGLYPIGTLVELNSGEIAVVIQQNQVRRLQPRVLVLLAPDKSVERFARTLDLLMLPQTPTGETYRIQRALPPNAYGIDPNDFYLG